One segment of Gammaproteobacteria bacterium DNA contains the following:
- a CDS encoding iron ABC transporter permease, whose translation MGQLGIIAATIVVMAVVPLLFVIESSLELDSTQWARLWTNRLPELLGNTLGLATLVAIFSFVFGVSSAWLVARIDFTGRTLAQWLLLLPLTIPTYVFAHIYTSTTARDGFIGSTWTALFGSQAPDIYNVYGAAFILSLAGFSYIYLLVRAALSHSTRTLEESARLQGAGRLEVFWRINLPLLRPAIAAGLAVIVLHVLSDFGAVSMLRFQTFTLAIYTQMSGRMDYQGAAGLSLVLIILSLTFLIGERIFRTRQRYYASRQSLEVTLKPATTGQTVMIWAWLGSICFFSFLLPLGWMLSWTWQSLLNESLGAEFWGYAINSGVISFTAATIALVAAFPIAFFHSRKHTRTSTAFMHLSSVGFALPGPVVALGVLSFILAQLPFLYGTLAALVLAMVIRFLPLAIQSQEAALQQLTPSLEQAGRVFGATPLENLRLVILPVIRSGLASAWVLVFIDTLKELPATLLLRPTGFDTLPVRIWIEASEEMLELAAPAALVLVIGTLPAIWIMMKTERH comes from the coding sequence ATGGGGCAACTTGGGATTATTGCCGCCACCATCGTGGTGATGGCAGTAGTCCCGCTGCTATTTGTCATCGAAAGCAGTTTAGAATTGGATAGCACCCAATGGGCAAGACTGTGGACAAATCGCCTTCCTGAACTACTTGGCAACACCCTCGGCCTCGCAACACTAGTGGCGATTTTCAGCTTTGTCTTTGGCGTGTCCAGCGCGTGGCTGGTGGCGCGCATTGATTTCACCGGACGCACACTCGCCCAGTGGCTGTTGTTATTGCCGTTGACAATTCCGACCTATGTGTTTGCACATATCTATACCTCGACAACGGCGCGGGATGGATTTATCGGCTCCACATGGACGGCTTTATTTGGTAGCCAGGCACCCGATATCTATAACGTCTACGGCGCTGCATTCATTTTGTCTTTAGCCGGTTTCTCGTATATTTATTTACTTGTACGGGCGGCACTCTCCCACTCGACACGTACGCTTGAAGAATCGGCAAGACTGCAAGGCGCCGGACGATTGGAAGTGTTTTGGCGCATCAACCTTCCACTCCTACGACCCGCTATCGCCGCAGGCTTGGCGGTAATCGTGCTCCATGTTTTATCCGACTTCGGCGCGGTGAGCATGCTGCGTTTTCAAACTTTCACGCTCGCGATCTACACCCAGATGAGCGGGCGCATGGACTATCAGGGCGCTGCAGGTTTGAGCCTGGTGTTGATCATACTGAGTCTCACCTTTCTCATCGGCGAGCGCATTTTCAGAACTCGCCAACGTTATTACGCCAGTCGTCAAAGCCTGGAAGTCACACTTAAACCGGCCACGACTGGACAAACCGTGATGATTTGGGCCTGGCTGGGCAGTATTTGTTTCTTCAGTTTTCTGCTGCCCCTGGGCTGGATGCTAAGCTGGACCTGGCAATCACTGCTTAATGAAAGTTTAGGGGCGGAGTTTTGGGGCTACGCAATTAACTCCGGGGTTATCTCGTTTACAGCGGCGACGATTGCACTCGTCGCCGCATTTCCCATCGCGTTTTTTCATTCACGCAAACACACGCGAACCAGTACCGCATTCATGCATTTATCGAGTGTTGGTTTCGCACTGCCTGGCCCGGTGGTCGCGCTTGGGGTATTGAGTTTCATACTTGCACAATTGCCGTTTTTGTATGGCACTCTTGCGGCGCTGGTATTGGCTATGGTCATACGCTTTTTACCCCTGGCGATACAGTCCCAGGAGGCCGCATTGCAACAACTCACACCTTCACTGGAACAAGCCGGTCGCGTTTTCGGCGCCACGCCGCTGGAAAATCTGCGTTTGGTGATTTTGCCCGTTATCCGCAGTGGTCTCGCCAGTGCCTGGGTATTGGTGTTTATTGACACACTGAAAGAATTACCTGCCACCTTGCTACTGCGCCCAACCGGATTTGATACGCTACCGGTGCGTATATGGATCGAAGCCAGCGAGGAAATGCTGGAACTGGCGGCACCGGCTGCACTAGTGCTCGTCATCGGCACTCTACCGGCTATCTGGATAATGATGAAAACGGAACGCCATTAA